One part of the Bacteroidia bacterium genome encodes these proteins:
- a CDS encoding glycosyltransferase family 39 protein — protein MRKTFSFTTILLLLILLLGLSLRLFNFSELSLGNDELSVLARIQYDSFSELILEGVKADVHPAGIQVLAYYWSGIFGDSPLALRFPFLLAGLLSIFLAFKLGASWFSEESGLLTAACMASLQYFITLGVYARPYAIVLCFSMAMIYFLTRIIKESETANWVYIAYACFSVLCLYFHYFSFLLVGSSALMGLLFVSGKKKKKLFLSLILIPILYLPHLGIFIHHLEKGGSEWIGKPDASFLANYFSYAFHFSFLLVSFILLSVLGLYLWKGRGAKKEWNKFRIISAALFLLPLGLGYLYSVWRAPVLHSNGLLASFPFFLLFIFSFVPNLNDFQKALFTGCLLLLSVWTLIDDRQHYKLFYNRSAEALTEKIKESEERFKERKIEHFLQLHSPYYADYYFDKSTARPSIKSYNLEELGGVKGLRTYLKNSEADMISLAWLSKALPDYFIPVLREFYPGIEQRENFFISESWLFSKDSLKEQKIKFIEEKDEGNLVSELRIEENKSGKHAEQSSWRTTQEFGPYLELSLEEQKLMATDELWADFELKTEENQTEIKVVVEYLPPSAKRQWFASPATQYISDPLGWNRIHFYRRLQHLGIKESKGKLKIYIWNPGLESYSIKRYSVRVEEGNPWLYGLVEKLP, from the coding sequence ATGAGAAAAACCTTCTCATTTACCACGATACTACTACTGCTAATCCTATTATTGGGACTGAGCTTACGGTTATTCAATTTCTCTGAATTATCTCTGGGGAATGATGAACTCAGCGTGCTTGCAAGAATCCAGTACGATTCATTTTCTGAGCTGATCCTGGAAGGGGTAAAAGCTGATGTACATCCTGCCGGGATACAAGTTCTGGCGTATTACTGGAGCGGGATTTTTGGGGATTCTCCCCTTGCCTTGCGTTTTCCTTTTCTCCTGGCTGGGCTTTTAAGCATTTTTCTTGCCTTTAAATTAGGAGCCAGCTGGTTTTCGGAAGAAAGTGGACTGCTGACAGCCGCATGCATGGCCAGTCTCCAATATTTCATCACCCTGGGCGTATATGCGCGACCCTATGCGATAGTGTTGTGCTTTAGTATGGCCATGATCTATTTTCTGACCCGCATCATCAAGGAGTCAGAAACTGCCAATTGGGTATACATTGCTTATGCATGCTTTTCAGTTCTCTGCTTGTATTTCCACTATTTTAGTTTCCTCTTGGTTGGTAGCTCAGCACTTATGGGCCTGCTTTTTGTTTCGGGCAAAAAGAAGAAAAAGCTCTTTCTTAGTCTGATACTGATTCCCATCCTTTATCTTCCACATCTTGGCATTTTTATTCATCATCTTGAAAAAGGAGGAAGTGAATGGATCGGAAAACCGGATGCAAGCTTTTTGGCGAATTATTTCTCTTATGCCTTCCATTTTTCTTTTCTACTAGTATCCTTTATTCTGCTCTCAGTTCTTGGACTATACCTATGGAAAGGAAGAGGAGCAAAAAAGGAATGGAATAAGTTCCGGATTATTTCTGCTGCTCTTTTCCTGCTACCCCTGGGATTGGGCTACCTTTATTCAGTATGGCGAGCTCCGGTTCTTCACTCCAATGGCCTGCTTGCCAGTTTTCCTTTCTTCCTCTTATTCATTTTCTCTTTTGTCCCAAACCTGAATGACTTCCAGAAAGCTTTGTTTACAGGCTGTCTGTTATTGCTCAGTGTATGGACCTTGATAGATGACCGACAGCACTATAAACTTTTCTATAATCGTTCGGCAGAAGCTTTGACAGAAAAGATAAAGGAAAGCGAAGAAAGATTTAAAGAGAGAAAAATCGAGCACTTCCTTCAACTTCATAGTCCTTATTATGCAGATTATTATTTTGATAAATCCACCGCCAGACCTTCGATAAAAAGCTATAATCTTGAAGAATTGGGAGGAGTGAAAGGGCTGCGAACATATTTGAAGAATTCGGAGGCTGATATGATTAGTTTGGCTTGGCTGAGTAAAGCCTTGCCGGATTACTTTATTCCCGTTTTGCGGGAGTTTTATCCAGGAATAGAGCAAAGAGAAAATTTCTTTATTTCTGAATCCTGGCTATTCTCCAAAGATTCCCTAAAAGAACAAAAAATCAAATTCATTGAAGAAAAGGATGAGGGAAATCTAGTTTCTGAATTAAGGATAGAGGAAAATAAATCAGGGAAACACGCTGAGCAATCAAGTTGGAGGACAACTCAGGAATTCGGCCCTTACCTGGAACTCTCTCTTGAAGAACAAAAGCTAATGGCCACTGATGAACTTTGGGCAGATTTTGAACTAAAAACAGAGGAGAATCAGACCGAAATCAAAGTGGTCGTAGAATACCTTCCTCCTTCAGCGAAGCGTCAATGGTTTGCAAGTCCGGCGACCCAATACATAAGTGATCCTTTAGGCTGGAACAGGATTCATTTTTATAGAAGACTTCAGCATCTGGGGATCAAAGAAAGCAAAGGAAAACTCAAAATCTATATTTGGAATCCTGGCCTAGAAAGCTACTCTATTAAAAGGTATAGCGTCCGTGTCGAAGAGGGAAATCCCTGGCTGTATGGACTGGTTGAGAAGCTGCCTTAG
- a CDS encoding choice-of-anchor Q domain-containing protein, which translates to MKLKLTLFFATISLLVWASCEQAINPIPEGVLTFDQDTVKFDSIFTTLLTPSERLIVSNREDNDIAVDRVWLENGDESEFMMIVDGIQANDVSDLAIAQDDSMHIFVNLKSKERDGYAEEYINFQVGDDIQRVLVQAWIVDAYFLTARLQQEDDFLNLDPGSFFFRQDTILTPDKPIIMDGPIFIPEGVTVRVEPGTEIFYTPYRFGVKDSNGLPTFGFYSWLIVGGTLIADGTAEQPITFTSSRLQDTLFKENPAQWRGIRFLPSSTDNLLRHTRIKNALIGVEVDSISLNLFPKVTIQNTHIRNMGVHGVVGVGVAPNGAIANGPPSILMENSIVSSCKLHTVYILGGGKYNFYNSTFANYSIRRFSRRTPQVRISNWFSFDGVSAVQIESFTQFTNCIVWGSEEDEVVLDTLQGAPYDLLNFDHSIVRVGEEFQPFMDPHLTNSLNLDPLFADFFTRNYRLQEGSPAIDAGINFPIGSTGYDDDFRGKMDSLRTGSFDIGAYEFIP; encoded by the coding sequence ATGAAGCTCAAGTTGACCTTATTCTTTGCCACAATTTCTCTTTTAGTATGGGCAAGTTGTGAACAAGCAATCAATCCGATACCGGAAGGTGTGCTGACTTTTGATCAGGATACTGTTAAGTTCGATTCCATTTTTACAACCCTGCTCACTCCCAGTGAGCGCCTGATTGTCAGCAATCGCGAAGACAATGATATAGCTGTGGACAGGGTCTGGTTGGAAAATGGAGATGAATCGGAATTCATGATGATTGTTGATGGGATTCAGGCCAATGATGTTTCAGACCTGGCGATTGCTCAGGATGACAGTATGCATATATTTGTCAACCTGAAATCCAAAGAAAGAGATGGGTATGCGGAGGAATATATCAACTTTCAGGTAGGAGACGATATACAGAGAGTTCTGGTGCAGGCATGGATAGTAGATGCCTATTTTCTAACCGCCCGATTGCAACAGGAAGATGATTTTCTCAACCTTGATCCGGGCAGTTTCTTTTTCAGACAAGATACCATTCTGACTCCCGATAAACCCATCATTATGGATGGGCCTATCTTCATTCCGGAAGGGGTTACGGTTCGTGTAGAACCTGGAACGGAGATATTTTATACTCCCTATCGTTTTGGAGTAAAGGATAGCAATGGACTGCCAACTTTTGGCTTCTATTCCTGGCTTATTGTCGGAGGAACACTGATCGCCGATGGCACCGCAGAACAGCCGATTACTTTCACCAGCAGCCGACTACAGGATACCCTTTTTAAAGAAAACCCAGCACAATGGAGAGGAATTCGCTTTCTGCCTAGTAGTACCGATAATCTGCTTAGACATACACGAATAAAAAATGCCTTAATAGGCGTGGAGGTAGATTCTATCTCCCTCAATCTTTTCCCTAAGGTTACTATTCAGAATACCCATATCCGGAATATGGGGGTGCATGGAGTAGTAGGAGTGGGGGTTGCCCCCAATGGAGCGATAGCCAATGGACCTCCGTCCATCCTCATGGAAAATTCCATTGTGAGTTCCTGCAAATTACATACAGTCTATATCCTGGGCGGAGGCAAGTACAATTTCTATAATTCAACTTTTGCCAATTATTCCATTCGGCGTTTCTCCCGAAGAACTCCCCAAGTCCGAATCAGCAATTGGTTTAGCTTTGATGGCGTGAGTGCTGTCCAAATTGAAAGCTTTACTCAGTTTACCAATTGTATCGTATGGGGAAGTGAGGAGGATGAAGTGGTGCTTGATACCTTGCAAGGCGCACCCTATGATCTGCTCAATTTTGATCATAGCATTGTTCGGGTAGGAGAAGAGTTTCAACCTTTTATGGATCCCCACCTAACAAATAGCTTAAACCTCGATCCTTTATTTGCAGACTTCTTCACTCGAAATTACCGACTTCAGGAAGGAAGTCCTGCCATAGATGCAGGAATTAATTTCCCCATTGGATCAACAGGCTATGATGATGATTTTCGAGGTAAAATGGATAGCTTGCGTACAGGCAGCTTTGATATAGGCGCCTATGAGTTTATTCCCTGA
- the sdaAA gene encoding L-serine ammonia-lyase, iron-sulfur-dependent, subunit alpha yields MGILFDNFSEWKSYAQLHDTAIWRPVMEYEVEQRGKSEEEIWEKLAQAYAVMKDAVQTGLSEDMRSISGMINNGAKKVRDCEIEVLGKEFKQLLSYTMAAKEVNSCMGRIVAAPTAGASGIMPGVLTMVEELHDIPKRRLLESMLVSAGIALIIEQRASIAGAVGGCQAETGTAAAMGAGAIVYCLGGDINQVFESVAITIMNMLGLICDPVAGLVEIPCVKRNGSASVIAFASAQMALAGDSAVIPVDEVIDAMGEVGASMEEKYKETALGGIADTPTAREIEARVLIQEAEETEQEEDL; encoded by the coding sequence ATGGGAATTTTGTTTGACAATTTTTCAGAGTGGAAATCTTATGCCCAATTGCATGACACTGCTATTTGGAGACCTGTGATGGAATATGAAGTGGAGCAAAGAGGAAAATCAGAGGAAGAAATCTGGGAAAAACTAGCCCAGGCTTATGCAGTAATGAAAGATGCTGTACAGACAGGACTTTCTGAGGATATGCGCTCAATAAGCGGCATGATCAATAATGGAGCAAAAAAAGTGAGAGATTGTGAAATAGAGGTCTTGGGGAAAGAATTTAAACAATTGCTTTCATATACTATGGCTGCTAAAGAAGTCAATTCCTGTATGGGCCGGATCGTAGCTGCTCCTACAGCTGGAGCAAGTGGGATTATGCCGGGAGTATTGACCATGGTAGAGGAGCTGCACGATATTCCCAAGCGGAGATTATTGGAAAGCATGTTGGTCTCTGCAGGTATTGCTTTGATTATTGAGCAAAGAGCATCCATTGCAGGTGCGGTTGGGGGCTGTCAGGCGGAAACGGGTACAGCTGCAGCTATGGGAGCTGGGGCCATAGTCTATTGTCTGGGAGGTGATATTAATCAGGTCTTTGAATCTGTGGCAATCACAATTATGAATATGTTGGGTCTGATTTGCGATCCCGTAGCGGGCCTGGTTGAGATACCCTGTGTCAAAAGAAATGGATCTGCCAGTGTGATTGCTTTTGCTTCTGCGCAAATGGCACTAGCCGGTGATTCTGCGGTTATACCCGTGGATGAGGTCATTGACGCAATGGGAGAAGTAGGAGCTTCTATGGAAGAAAAGTACAAAGAAACAGCTCTGGGAGGCATTGCTGACACACCAACTGCGCGAGAAATAGAAGCACGGGTTCTGATTCAGGAGGCAGAAGAGACCGAACAGGAGGAAGATTTATAA
- a CDS encoding amidohydrolase: protein MKLRLLSLSIGLLFVISCEGPQKDTQMADMIIYNGPIYTMDENQPTAEAVASRDGEIIYVGDMKGAEELKAPSTEMMDLDGNTMLPGLIESHAHMMGIGYGKLSLDLTQVANYDELVAKVAEAVKNTPKGEWILGRGWHQSKWTPAPATMVKGYQSHEALSAVSPDHPVFLTHASGHASFANAKAMEIAGIKNAQKYDGEDGEIILHPDGKPTGVFSERAGGLIQKHIPETTPERARQALELAIEECLANGITSFHDAGAGQATIDLYNSFKEEGKMDVRIWVMLSGGNADLLEDWYKKGPVKDDYVSVGGIKLYSDGALGSRGAWLLEEYSDRKGHVGNPIMPLEQMHGIAVKGLEHDFQVCVHAIGDKANQEVLNQFEKAIKAHSDPNKEHRFRIEHAQHLDLEDIPRFAELGVIASMQGIHMSSDRPWAIDRLGEKRIIDGAYVWQKLLQSGAVVINGTDSPVEPVSPIASFYASVTRRTLAGTPEEGYEANQKMSREQALRSYTLDAAYGAFQENQKGSIEKGKFADFTILSQDLMKVADDKILETKIMGTIVGGKLKYKP, encoded by the coding sequence ATGAAACTAAGACTACTATCCCTAAGTATAGGTCTCTTATTTGTCATTTCCTGTGAGGGTCCCCAAAAGGATACCCAAATGGCTGATATGATCATTTATAATGGGCCTATTTATACCATGGATGAAAATCAACCCACAGCCGAAGCTGTAGCTAGTCGGGATGGAGAAATCATTTATGTAGGAGATATGAAGGGAGCTGAAGAATTAAAAGCTCCTTCTACTGAAATGATGGATTTGGATGGAAACACCATGCTTCCCGGCTTGATTGAAAGCCACGCCCACATGATGGGAATTGGTTATGGTAAGCTAAGCCTTGATTTGACTCAGGTAGCTAATTATGATGAATTGGTTGCTAAAGTAGCTGAAGCTGTAAAAAACACCCCAAAAGGAGAATGGATACTAGGAAGAGGTTGGCACCAAAGCAAATGGACCCCAGCACCTGCGACTATGGTAAAGGGTTACCAAAGCCATGAGGCACTAAGTGCTGTCTCTCCGGATCATCCTGTATTTCTTACCCACGCCAGTGGACATGCTTCATTTGCTAATGCAAAGGCTATGGAAATTGCCGGGATAAAAAATGCTCAGAAATACGATGGAGAAGATGGAGAAATCATCCTTCATCCAGACGGCAAACCTACGGGTGTTTTCAGTGAAAGAGCTGGAGGTCTGATTCAGAAACATATTCCCGAAACAACTCCTGAAAGAGCTCGCCAGGCATTGGAGCTTGCTATAGAAGAATGTTTGGCAAATGGAATCACCAGTTTTCATGACGCAGGTGCCGGGCAGGCGACTATTGATTTATACAATTCCTTTAAAGAAGAAGGTAAAATGGATGTAAGAATTTGGGTCATGCTGAGTGGTGGCAATGCAGATCTTCTGGAAGACTGGTATAAAAAAGGGCCAGTAAAAGATGATTATGTAAGTGTTGGGGGAATTAAACTCTATTCTGATGGAGCCCTGGGATCCAGAGGCGCCTGGTTATTGGAAGAGTACTCTGATAGAAAAGGTCATGTTGGTAATCCTATCATGCCTTTGGAACAAATGCATGGAATTGCAGTGAAAGGACTGGAACATGATTTCCAGGTTTGTGTTCACGCAATCGGAGATAAAGCCAATCAGGAGGTGCTCAATCAATTTGAAAAAGCGATCAAAGCACATAGTGATCCGAATAAAGAGCACCGCTTCCGAATTGAGCATGCCCAACATTTGGATTTGGAAGATATACCTCGTTTCGCAGAACTAGGCGTAATAGCTTCTATGCAGGGAATTCATATGTCTTCAGACAGGCCCTGGGCGATAGATAGACTTGGTGAGAAACGCATTATAGATGGAGCTTATGTTTGGCAAAAGCTGCTACAATCCGGTGCAGTTGTGATCAATGGTACGGATTCACCAGTTGAACCTGTGAGCCCTATCGCCAGTTTCTATGCATCCGTTACCCGGAGAACTCTGGCAGGAACTCCTGAAGAAGGATATGAAGCCAATCAAAAAATGAGCCGTGAGCAAGCTCTAAGGAGTTATACCCTCGATGCAGCTTATGGAGCTTTTCAGGAAAATCAAAAAGGATCAATAGAAAAAGGAAAGTTTGCAGACTTCACAATTTTGTCCCAGGATTTGATGAAAGTAGCCGATGATAAAATTCTGGAAACTAAGATTATGGGCACTATTGTTGGGGGTAAATTAAAATACAAACCCTAA